One Apteryx mantelli isolate bAptMan1 chromosome 2, bAptMan1.hap1, whole genome shotgun sequence genomic window, GACCCTTCAGAAGCACTGCTCCTTGAAAATAAGTCCTCAAATAACTCACATCTTCAGACAATCAGAGCAAAACCGAAAACTACTAGCAATGAGGAACCAGAAGCCAACAGCTATCACTCTCAGCTGCACAGCCATGGCTGAGTCCATGAAGTTACACAGAGTTCAGAAAAAGATTTCTGACCAGAGACACCAACAAATATCCTCACATGTCAAAGAATAAGAAGTAAAGTCAATACTGTCCTAATTAGCCTTGTATTTCCTGCATGTTGGGGAAAGATAATGCAGGTTCCTCCCTTCTAGTTTTTATTCAGAAAGTTAAACTCTTTCACATTCACTCATACTGGCTTGGAATCCAGGTGTCAGAATTCATTCATGCAACCCAGCATGTTTCCATCTTTCTGGGTTTCATTTCCCCCCTCCACCATACTCTGCTCTTCCTTCAGTCAGACCTTGcagccttttctctctcccctcactCAAGTAGCAAACTCCTCCTGCATTTTGGGAGAAAATCCTCTCAATGAGATTTGAGCAAGAATGTTGTAAAATAGCCatgttttccctgtttttcctttaccTGGGCGAGAGACCTTTAGGAACCCTTTACTATTTGCAGACCTCACAAATTTGCTCTGGCTGCTGCCCCTACTTCCATAAGCAGTCTGGGAAAAATGCTACACTAGAAGCTGAATTGCTGTATACTGGTTAGGCAGCTGAAATTTTTATCCACAAATCCTCTTTAGTACCATTATGTTGCTGAACCATCACAAATAAGTTTTCAAAGCAGACAGCAATAAATCTCATACACCTTTTCACTAGGAACCTTAGAGCACAAACAGATCTGTGATTCCTACAGAAAAGTCCCCAGAAGGTAAATGTCAAAAGGGACAGAAGGACAAAAGTTCAAGGGACAGAAGCACTTGTCAGGTGGTCCTGGCCCAACACTTCCCCCTCACTTGCATCAGGTGAGCAAAGGGGCAGGGAAAGCAAGGTTGCTCTGGCATAACCACCGTAAGAGGTAGGAGAGACAAAAAGAGGAACAACCACTCCATAGGAGAAGCGGGTGAGAGTATTATAAAATAGCCCCTGGTTTCCCAGCCTCAGAAATGGATGGCTATGTCCTAGGATAACCTCATCTTGCAGTCTGAGAACTGATAAATAAAATCTGATCCGTGAAAGATCTACCAGAGCCACCAGGGCCTGGTCAGAATGTGACGTGTCCTAGAGGAATCTGTTCacagaggaacctgcaaagctctGTGAGCTGTTCCTGTCATCCAAAGAATGACATTTCATCCTAAACTCTGCCTACAAGTATttgggatgtctgtggaaaaaatatatatataatagccCAAAGGAGCTTTTTCTAAGGTTCTTTAGTACAGGACACTCGACTATGTGTTGGAACAGTCACAAACAAAACATCTCTCCCTTCTGAATCAGAAACACCTCAGTACACACGACCATCGATGCTTCTGCCTCGCATGGACACAAAGAGTGGACCACTGCAGCTGGAGCCCTGCTGGCACTTGCCCAACAGCAGGCTGCACGTCCGTCCTCCGTCTGCTCAGAGAGCAGGGAGCACTGCTCCCCCGGGAAAAGCAAGGTCACCTGAACCATCCCTGAGCCACCCCTCCTGTGAAGAGTAGTAGCAGCTGAGCAAATTTTTGATTAGTGCTGTATGGCTTATTGCCATACCATGCACATAAATCACTCCATTACTTCAAGGTAAGCAAGCAGAGTCACGTCTTACAGGTTCAGCTCATGGGCCAAACCTGTTCAACTCACCCAGGAAAGCAGTAGTAGCAAGACAAAAGACTCTGTGAAAAAGGGCAATACTACACCTAGCTGAGTACCTAGCATGGTATTTGAGATGCTCTCAAACATTCGTAGATCTTATCCTTGCAACAGCTCTCTGAGGTGTGCACGGGAGCACTGGAGGCAGAGACCTGCTGTTTCTTCAGTCCCAGCCATTTCTGGTACTCCCTAACGCTTCCACTTTCATTCCTTTCTCCCTCCGCAACTCACAACTGCAGCCAGAATATGTGCTCACTCATCTGGATATTGACTTAAATAGGAAGTCCCATTTTGTGTCCCCTTCTCTTGAGCGCTtgatcaagaaaaagaaaatgaacaggaGCGTGAAAAAAGCCCCCACCCCCAGGTGCAGTGTGCAATGCTGAACGCAGCAGAGGATAGACAAGAGTGACAGGCCGGGGCACTGGCCGGAGCCGGGTTTTCCCTTACCTTGTTGCAGTACACGCATTTGTAGGGGCGCTCTCCGGAGTGAACCCTCATGTGCTTGTTCAGACTGGAGGACTGAGAAAAGCTCTTCCCACACACTGagcactggggagaaaaaaaaaaaagattaaaagttaACAGGAAGCACATAACAGCATAGCTGAAAAAAATGTTAGGATGTGTGCAAGTATCTCActacatgtatttatatataagcACATGAGTAATTTAAGTAGCAAGTTTATTTAACAGCcagaattttaatgcatttttaagaacagattttaaaagaggaaaatcaTGCAAAATTTCAAAACCTTTTTTGTGTATAGTTCAAAATCGTTATCAAAACCTGTCCTTCAAAATATAATAATGTAAATAATGCTTCAGCTACTATTTAGATTTTTTACTCAAcaactaaaataatattttttaactaaaaaaatatttttaaaggggaTCTCAGAATAATTCTCATTTTTCAGAAATGGTAAGTAAGTCACAGCACTTCACCTACAGCTTGATCTCTTAGAAATGCCTCCCCTTGGATGAGTGAAAGATGCACCACTTCATCTTCTGACAGACCAAGTTGCCCCCTTCATCATGTGGTGCCCTGTCCGGTAGCTGTCAGTGACAGAATAAAATCCAACTCCAAGAGTGCTGGAGTCATTCGAGAGActtgcactgacttcagtgaaattcACATGAGGCCATAAATTGTTTTCCTCCTGGGATGCTTTTGAAAGAAATCCTCACTCATAAGTTTGAAATATACTAAGCCATGACTGATTTTGAAAGATGGTAATTTACTGacacattttctgtctttgttttttgcatttATCTGTTCTCATTCAAATGCAATATCTATTCAGAACAAGTTTCTCTTCCTGctgttttaaagtatttcttttgtACACGTTCCAAAATAAATTCTctgtgaaagaaagaaggaaagaaagaacaaaagagagaaagaagtatgTATTTCAAACTTCATATTTAATAGAATGACATTTTAAATCTCTATTACTAGATCAAGGTGATATTCTGACATTGTAATATTGTCAATTTAATTATAACACCTTTCCTGACAAATTCACATTATTCCAGTATAATCTATAAAATAGACATTTGAAAGATTTTCAGGGATGATTTAATTGTGCCACATCAAGTGCAGTAACTTCCCCATGCCTGAGCCTTTGGGAGAACTCTGATTTTCCCtttccagtgctcctggaggAAACCAGTGTTACAGAGAGATGTTTGGTGGAGACAAGGCAAATATCTCAGCCAGGATTTGCTCCCACCAAATGAAAATTTGCTCCATGTTGAATGCAAACCTTCACTACCGTGGTGTCCAGCAGACAGAGCTGTGTGCCAGTTGTCGGCGTGAAGGCAGGGGAGGACGGTGGGATGGAGGAGCCgagcccagccagccccaagGTCCCCCGGGCTCTGCGTGCGCCCCGCTTTCATTCAAACACAATTTAGCTCCAGGAGAAAAGCACCAAAAAAACTCATGCAAACGTCCAAAAGCCCTGGAGCAATATGCGCTGGCTCAGTTCAGGCAAGTTAAGGTGCTCTTTGGCGCTGTCAGACCCAGCAGCCGCGAGGGAAGGGCCAGCCGCGCCCTTACTCCGCACGGAGCAGCGTGAGGCTGCGGGCAGCAGCATCACCTctgcaccggcaccggcaccccgCTTCTCTGTGCAGAAGGATCGTTCTtcccctgccctgctctcctcctggGGAGCAGACAAGGATTTCCCCCTCAGATCGTTTCTCTTTCAAACTCTCACTGGCACTGCGGGTCAGGTATTTTCCCAACCTAGTATAAGTTCATTAATTTCTTCAGCTAAACTCTGCTGCATAAGACAAATTCTTCCTTTACAGGCAaaacagtttcacaaagtaaCTGCCAAGGAAACCGGAGAGGGGAGAAGCAGGGAGAGAACATCAGCACCTTCGCATTTGCCAAAATAAGATAATTAAGGACAATTAATAACTCCAGAAGAGCAAGTAACTGCAAAGGCACCCAGAGGCAGGCTTACCTTGTGAGGTCTGTGCTTTTCGTGGACGTGGAGAATATGAATCCTCAGCCTGTCTCGTTTTTCAAAGGATCGGTTACAAAGGTGGCAAGGAAATTTTCTGTCCCCCTGGTCCACGCAGCGAGTGTACTTCAGGTGCTTGTCCCGGTAATACTTGTACGCAAAAACCTTGCCGCATCTCTCGCATTTATAGCTCTCCCCAGCTTCTGTACAGCAGAAGGGAAAGTGCCAATCTCTCCGTTATACCACAGTTAAAGGTGTTAATTTCAAATCCGATTCTCTTTCAGAGCTGGTGCCCCACTGAGAATTGTAAGTCTTCAGAAGGGTAATAATGTTAAAGGGATTCTGGCAATGTGATTAACAAAATACAAGTTGGATCTGGTAAGCAAACACCATGGTCCACTTGCCCTTACATTTTCTCTCTAACGGAAGAGGATGCACAAGAGTCCCGACGCTAATGAAATTATTGCGTTTAGCCACTAACTTCAGCTAGGACAGGATTCCAGCCTCGCATCTCCATAAACAGGGAGTGAATATATGGAGAAACAGCTCAGATGCCTGCAATATGAAATGTTTCCCCAAACGGAAACATCGCTAGGTTTTTATTATCAATATTGTCCATAAATTTCACTTCCCAttctaaaaagagagaaaaaaaaatcaatctgcaTATATTTTCTATGATTTTCAAACTACTGTAGAACAAGaacatattttttgttttcttttgtattttgatcTTATCCATTGAATTTGGAAACAACATAGGAAATTTTGCAAATGTTTAAACATCCTTTTCTGCCTTTAATACAACACAGAAAAGTAACTTTGACTTAAACCTTAAAATGAAATCAACAATTTACCAGCTATCTGGACTAGGCACCTTAAAACAACAGCTTCAAAAATTTCCTTGCAGAGATTTGCcaaattcttctttctctcttactGCTGCACCTAGCCAACACATTCTTTGACAGCTCCAGCTTTCCCTGCATTTGCACAAATCTATTTTCTTCATACATAAGTTTTACTTATATGAATGTCACACTTTCTACATATTATAAGTACAGTGCTCCCGAAGAGAGAATATTTGGTATCCTCTGCAAGCAGCATCAGCATTATAGGACTGGAACGATTTCAGCCTGCCCCATTTACTAAGAGAATTAATTGCATGAAAAATGTCATGAAGTCAGGTGTGTGTAACTGTACGATTAAAACAGGATCAAAATAGGAATGCCCAAAAGCCTCTTTCCTCCCCAAACACGGTCCCTTGGAAGaagggctgctgcagagcagagaaaggatcagccgctcgctctgccatTCCCCAGAGCGCTGTCAAACAGCACCAGATGTTTTACAGTCATCAAATTACCACTTTTTACTcccaaagcaaatgaaaactagGAGCAAGCTGCGGAGACAGAAGTGGGTGCCAGGTTCAAAGGAGAGCTTTGCTCAGATCTGGTAGCAGCCCTCAGTACAGATAACCAGCCTCCCCTGTGTGTAGGGGAAGCTGCTCTTTTGGGATGCTGGAGGTTGGGTGAGCAGGCGAAAGGGAGGGCATGAGCTTGTGTCCCAGGATCGCAAGGACACTGCTAGTGGCATGGgagcaggacagccccagccaCCCCAGAGCATCCCGGCATCCTGCAGCCCGCAGACCTGTGGGCAGAAGTGTCACCCCCCGGCAATCTCATCACAGGGGCTGGGAGGCGTTCAAAGTAAAATGCAGCTGAAGAAAAGATGACATCGGGGTCTTTTAAAGCACCGGCAAGTCCCCTAATGAGAGTCTAATCATGGCTGGACACAGGTCCGAGGGGTAGAAGGGTTATGACCCTCCTAGGGATTTCTCCATAGCCTCACCTTCGGCTTGCTGCTGGGGTCTCTTCCCTTCTGGCATTCCCTTCAGGCTGATGGGGATGCCCAAAAACTGCACGTAACAATCCCCATACCACACCAGCAGCTCCTGCTTCGGTAAGATTTCTTTGCAGCTTTCATAGAAGATTTGCCCCTGGCACTGGATAGCTGTCAAATTCTGCTCCTCGGGGAACCTGGCACAATTTACCAGGGACATCCAGTTGCCAGCGGCTCCCTTCCCGTCTATGAAATGGCTCAGGCGCCCGTATTCGAAGATCTGGAGAGTAGATGAGAGAATCAGATCAGGTCCGAACCCTTTCCAAAAGGGACCCGCTTGCACCGAACCCACTACCCAGACAAGGTCCAGCTCCTGTTACAGGCTAGGGGAGAGGGACAGCCAAAAGCTTCTCCTCGTAACAACATCTCTGTGAAATTTCTGCGGCTGCCGTGGCCAAGGGACGCCCCCCTGCCCAGGGACGCGGTGCCGAGGGAGCCCCGTCCCGGTCCCGGCGCGCGTCGCCTACCTCCCACATCAGGGAGTTGTCATCGTAAGTCTTGATCTCGCTCGTGTTGACCACTTTGCCTTGGAAAGGGCCGAAGCGGACTCCCTTGGGGATGGGGTGCGTGCAGAAGACTCCGAGCTGGGAAACGTCCCCATAGGCCGcccgcagcaccgccagccctgCGGGGGTAAGGAGGGGTgagcgcggcccggcgccgccgcggcgcagcgcagcgcagcgcgccgGGCGCCCCTACCTTCGGGCAGCTGCAGCGAGTCCCCGTCGAGCAGCAGCGCGGAGGGCGAGTCCGCCGCACCTGCGGAAGAGCAGCCGCGTGGTCAGCCCGGCCCGCGGGtgcggccgccccgcgcagcccccgacgccgcccgcgactccccccgcggCACcgagcccccggcgctgccccggcgcggAAAGGAGAaggcggccgccccgctcccgacGTGCCGCCAGGCCCAACGAGCGAGGCGCCgcgagcgccgcggccgcgggacgGGCTGCCCCGCTCTTGCGCCAGGGGAGCGTCCCCTCTCCCGCACCGCGACGCTCAGGCGCTGCGAGGAGCCCCCGCCCGGGCGTCAGCAGGCCCCTGCACCCGGCCGGGGACCCCCTTACCCGGGCTGGCGGGGGGCACCCGGAGCCCCGAGATGGCGTGCAGGCTGCCGGCCAGCTGGCTGCCGCGGAGCGCCCCGTACAGCACCGCGTTGAGCTCCTCCTCGCTGAAGTGGTACCTGTGGCtcggccccgccggcccggcgccccgcgggctccgGGCGCCGCCCGGGCTCCGGGCGCCCCTGCGGGCCGGGCTcgggcagggctgcggggccAAGGCGCGGGCCTCCGCCCGGCGGGGCGAGCCCTCGGCGGCGGGCAAgggggcaggaggcggcggctCGCTGTAGAGGGGCAGCGGGAAGGCGGGGAAGGGCTCGGCGGGCACGGGCGCCGGCTCGCTCAGGAAAGCGGGGACCCTGCTGAAGCTGAAGGGGGGCaggggcggcgaggcggtgacAAGCCTGCCCAGGGGCTTCAGAGGGTGGAAGAGGTCGGGGGCCGCCTCCAAGTACTGGGCGGGGGGGAGGAAAGCGGGGTAGTAAGCAGCGAGGCTCCCCGGGCTCATCCGGAGCGCGTCTCCGGCGTCCTTGGGGCCCGGCTCGCCGGCCAGGGACAGCGCCATGCCGGGGCCAAGGGCAGGGACCTGCCGGGAGACGCACGGAGAAGCCCCTGGGTGCTGCGCGGTGCCCGCCGCTCCGGGGGTCGCGGTGGCCAAGGGGCAGGAGGAGGCCGAGGGAGCCTCCGGCGCCGTCGGGGCGGGCGGGctggccgcgccggccccccgcggctatatggggcgggcgggggcgggcggcccgcCCCGGGTCACGCAGCCCTCGCTGcagggggacggacggacggacggacggacggactgacggacggcggccgcggccccgggggccgcCACGACGGgcgccccagccccggggcggagcCGCGGCCACGCAGGGCGGTGGCGCCGGCTGCTGG contains:
- the PRDM14 gene encoding PR domain zinc finger protein 14, which gives rise to MALSLAGEPGPKDAGDALRMSPGSLAAYYPAFLPPAQYLEAAPDLFHPLKPLGRLVTASPPLPPFSFSRVPAFLSEPAPVPAEPFPAFPLPLYSEPPPPAPLPAAEGSPRRAEARALAPQPCPSPARRGARSPGGARSPRGAGPAGPSHRYHFSEEELNAVLYGALRGSQLAGSLHAISGLRVPPASAADSPSALLLDGDSLQLPEGLAVLRAAYGDVSQLGVFCTHPIPKGVRFGPFQGKVVNTSEIKTYDDNSLMWEIFEYGRLSHFIDGKGAAGNWMSLVNCARFPEEQNLTAIQCQGQIFYESCKEILPKQELLVWYGDCYVQFLGIPISLKGMPEGKRPQQQAEEAGESYKCERCGKVFAYKYYRDKHLKYTRCVDQGDRKFPCHLCNRSFEKRDRLRIHILHVHEKHRPHKCSVCGKSFSQSSSLNKHMRVHSGERPYKCVYCNKAFTASSILRTHIRQHSGEKPFKCKHCGKAFASHAAHDSHVRRTHSKDKGCVCSVCGQHFPEQEELHFHMQFHAAR